A genomic stretch from uncultured Pseudodesulfovibrio sp. includes:
- a CDS encoding Maf family protein, with the protein MTNSKGPFTTVSPIVLASGSPRRRELLADLGLEFTVHPSPLEEPAPELNEPPQDYVKRMAELKTLDVARLYTGQTVIGADTIVVLKDRIMGKPKDVAHALEMLTALSGKTHQVITGFCMVMPDGSDITKAVSTDVDMRNSTDEELRAYIATGEPTDKAGAYAIQGVGTFLVTAINGSYTNVVGLPVARILQILLQNSLIKTRQ; encoded by the coding sequence ATGACGAACTCCAAAGGACCATTCACCACTGTAAGTCCCATTGTTCTCGCTTCCGGCTCACCCCGTCGACGTGAACTCCTAGCCGATCTTGGTCTGGAGTTCACAGTGCACCCAAGCCCGCTTGAGGAACCTGCACCAGAGTTGAACGAGCCCCCACAGGACTATGTAAAACGTATGGCAGAGTTGAAAACCCTGGACGTAGCCCGGCTGTATACCGGCCAGACCGTGATCGGGGCGGACACCATCGTTGTTTTGAAAGACCGCATAATGGGGAAGCCGAAAGATGTTGCCCATGCCCTCGAAATGCTCACGGCGTTATCCGGAAAAACACATCAGGTTATCACGGGATTCTGCATGGTTATGCCTGACGGCTCAGACATCACCAAAGCCGTGAGTACAGATGTGGACATGCGCAATTCTACAGATGAGGAGCTCAGAGCCTACATTGCGACAGGAGAACCGACTGACAAGGCCGGAGCCTATGCCATACAAGGCGTTGGCACATTTCTCGTCACAGCTATTAATGGCTCGTATACGAATGTCGTAGGACTTCCTGTTGCCAGAATCTTGCAAATCCTCTTGCAAAACAGCCTCATCAAGACACGGCAGTAG
- a CDS encoding OmpA family protein: MQEIQKSFTRDFSSFGQIEGEATVRGINDWAVPWSDLMMVMFVLFVVLFMYASTHQDVKILFSHQTAEKAQAASTLDPLIGLIGQIASRAESGGSQDIVRVAETEVLFRSRSKGISVIRDAPGQVRISLRGALFFDEQSGELKAESWQYLNEVAEVVKLSLGTVHVVGFADKSESEGSKSFTLSSERAASVADFLITQFGIVPKRIIITGRGAYLPEVPDTSEANKAQNRRVEIVIVHQS, encoded by the coding sequence ATGCAGGAAATTCAAAAGAGTTTTACCAGAGATTTTTCCTCGTTCGGCCAGATCGAAGGCGAGGCAACAGTCCGTGGCATCAATGACTGGGCCGTGCCGTGGTCTGATCTGATGATGGTTATGTTCGTCCTTTTTGTGGTGCTGTTCATGTATGCCAGTACACATCAGGATGTGAAAATCCTGTTCAGCCATCAGACCGCCGAAAAGGCACAGGCGGCAAGCACTCTCGATCCCCTCATAGGGTTGATCGGTCAAATCGCCAGTCGTGCGGAAAGCGGTGGTTCTCAAGATATCGTGCGTGTTGCTGAAACGGAAGTCCTGTTTCGGTCCCGTTCCAAGGGAATCTCCGTTATTCGGGATGCACCGGGACAGGTTCGCATTTCATTACGGGGTGCACTGTTTTTTGATGAGCAATCCGGGGAACTCAAGGCTGAATCCTGGCAATACCTGAACGAAGTTGCCGAAGTCGTGAAGTTGAGTCTTGGCACTGTTCATGTTGTTGGCTTTGCAGACAAAAGTGAATCGGAAGGTTCAAAGAGTTTTACTTTGTCCTCAGAACGTGCAGCCAGTGTAGCTGACTTTCTCATCACGCAATTCGGGATCGTTCCCAAGCGGATCATTATAACAGGCAGGGGGGCGTACCTGCCTGAAGTACCGGATACATCCGAAGCCAACAAGGCGCAAAACCGGCGAGTTGAAATCGTCATAGTTCATCAAAGCTGA
- a CDS encoding MotA/TolQ/ExbB proton channel family protein codes for MSKKNFVGVGLSLIIFVCSFMLTGAAGAYFNLAAFLVVMSGLTAAMLISYPAQHVKNAFRVAKNIYSTRQVSAESIVNTLLDLSVKSKVDGVLSLERSKANDTSSFMKNGLILLVDNYKEEEIRECLNAEMAFFNLRRQQSERFFQTLARMAPAFGVAGSVIGLIGLLMGINDTAVILKNIPVAFISTLYGLILSNLVFSPIAENINFATRAELLNQKLVLEGIVAISKEQNSYKLERKLASFLSPSEREGKTETLRRITRKYVQKKQQPVELEDMPIMTNSTASAKEAA; via the coding sequence ATGAGTAAAAAGAATTTTGTCGGTGTGGGATTGAGCCTCATCATTTTCGTGTGCAGCTTCATGCTGACCGGAGCCGCGGGAGCCTATTTCAATTTAGCCGCGTTTCTGGTGGTCATGTCCGGGCTGACAGCCGCAATGTTGATCAGCTACCCGGCTCAGCATGTGAAAAACGCTTTCAGGGTCGCCAAAAACATATATTCGACCAGACAGGTATCAGCTGAGTCCATTGTTAATACGTTGCTTGACTTATCGGTGAAAAGCAAAGTGGACGGTGTTCTCTCTCTGGAACGATCAAAAGCCAACGATACCAGTTCGTTCATGAAAAACGGATTGATCCTGCTGGTGGATAATTACAAGGAAGAGGAAATTCGGGAATGCCTCAATGCCGAGATGGCCTTTTTCAATCTGCGCCGTCAGCAAAGCGAGCGTTTTTTCCAGACTCTCGCACGTATGGCTCCTGCATTCGGTGTGGCGGGAAGTGTTATCGGTCTGATCGGCCTGCTCATGGGTATCAATGATACCGCAGTTATCCTCAAAAACATTCCGGTGGCGTTTATTTCTACACTTTATGGGCTGATTTTGAGCAACCTCGTATTCTCACCCATCGCCGAAAATATCAATTTTGCTACTCGGGCTGAACTGTTGAATCAAAAACTGGTTCTTGAAGGTATTGTCGCCATTAGCAAGGAACAGAACTCTTACAAGTTGGAACGTAAGCTGGCTTCGTTCCTTAGCCCCAGTGAGCGTGAAGGTAAGACAGAAACACTGCGCAGAATCACTCGAAAGTATGTGCAGAAAAAGCAGCAGCCTGTGGAATTGGAGGATATGCCAATAATGACGAATTCCACGGCGAGTGCCAAGGAAGCGGCGTAG
- a CDS encoding glucokinase, with protein MAKILAADLGGTNSRFALFETTGDSFVMVDSIWLETHGAESFPQLLEQLWSSEFPVRPGDFDCAVLAAAGAVVGGVTCPRLTNASWGIDIRDVDFGTHSVSVINDFAAQAFACRTSAVDDAMVIQDGESVDGAPIAVIGAGTGLGYSALIPTECGWSALPFEGGHMAFPFFGRKEAEYGEFNQRESGRHWPEGDSVVTGLGLKLVHSFLTGEDLTPKEISASITIKDQTTKWYSRFYARACRDWAIGVMSRGGFFIAGGIAAKNPMFVTVPEFLEEFHDSHIYGDFLRSVPIRLNCNEESGLYGAGFYGMQMLAR; from the coding sequence ATGGCGAAGATTTTGGCTGCGGATCTCGGCGGCACCAACAGTCGGTTTGCTCTCTTCGAAACCACTGGAGACTCTTTTGTGATGGTGGATTCCATTTGGTTGGAAACCCATGGTGCTGAGTCGTTCCCTCAACTCTTGGAACAGCTTTGGAGCAGTGAATTTCCTGTGCGTCCTGGGGATTTTGACTGTGCTGTTCTTGCAGCTGCCGGGGCGGTTGTCGGTGGCGTAACGTGTCCCCGCCTCACCAATGCGTCCTGGGGGATCGACATTCGGGATGTTGATTTCGGAACGCATTCTGTGAGTGTCATCAATGATTTTGCCGCCCAGGCATTTGCCTGTCGAACATCGGCAGTGGATGACGCCATGGTCATTCAGGATGGAGAAAGCGTTGATGGTGCCCCAATAGCAGTCATCGGAGCCGGGACAGGGCTTGGATATTCAGCACTCATTCCTACTGAGTGCGGTTGGAGTGCACTGCCTTTCGAAGGCGGACATATGGCATTCCCTTTTTTTGGCAGGAAAGAAGCTGAATATGGTGAATTCAACCAGCGAGAGAGCGGACGACACTGGCCGGAAGGAGATTCTGTGGTTACTGGTCTGGGTCTAAAGCTGGTACACTCATTCCTGACGGGTGAGGATTTGACTCCCAAAGAAATTTCGGCGTCCATTACAATAAAAGATCAAACGACCAAGTGGTATTCTCGTTTTTATGCCAGAGCGTGCCGCGATTGGGCCATCGGAGTCATGTCTCGCGGTGGCTTTTTTATTGCTGGAGGTATTGCCGCCAAAAATCCCATGTTTGTTACTGTGCCGGAATTCCTGGAAGAATTTCATGATTCGCATATTTATGGAGATTTTTTGCGTTCCGTCCCCATTCGACTCAACTGCAATGAAGAAAGTGGCTTATACGGAGCCGGATTCTACGGAATGCAGATGCTGGCGCGATAA
- the gpt gene encoding xanthine phosphoribosyltransferase translates to MGEKSRYQKMFPVSWEQLHRDCRALSWRLVEKGPWRGILAITRGGLVPAAIIARELDIHLIDTICLSSYNWKEQGEANILKQVECDGEGWLLIDDLVDTGKTAKLARDMVPNAHFATVYAKPEGRPLVETYITEVSQDTWILFPWDAGSQFVEPIAQVSDED, encoded by the coding sequence ATGGGTGAAAAGAGCAGATACCAGAAGATGTTCCCGGTTTCTTGGGAGCAACTGCATCGAGACTGTCGGGCCTTGTCCTGGCGACTTGTCGAAAAGGGCCCCTGGAGGGGCATACTCGCCATCACGCGGGGCGGGTTGGTTCCGGCTGCCATCATAGCTCGTGAGTTGGATATCCACCTGATTGATACTATTTGCCTTTCTTCCTACAATTGGAAAGAGCAGGGTGAAGCCAACATTCTCAAGCAGGTCGAATGCGATGGAGAAGGATGGCTTCTCATTGATGATCTTGTGGACACCGGCAAGACTGCGAAACTGGCTCGTGATATGGTTCCTAATGCTCATTTTGCCACGGTCTATGCCAAACCTGAAGGGCGTCCTCTCGTTGAGACATACATTACGGAAGTGAGTCAGGATACCTGGATTTTATTCCCTTGGGACGCCGGCTCCCAGTTTGTCGAACCTATTGCTCAAGTTTCGGATGAAGATTAG
- a CDS encoding BMP family ABC transporter substrate-binding protein: protein MKKLLKLFGVSAMCMALLLSLVACGEAPQEKKAEEPAKTEEAAAPAQEEPKTIKAGFVYVSPVGDAGYSYAHDLGRQAIDSLDWVTTSFVESVPEGADSERVIRNMARKGFDVIFTTSFGYMDPTIKVGKEFPDVKFMHCSGFKKSANVTNYFGRVYQARFLTGMVAGAMTKTDKLGYVAAFPIPEVIRGINAFAVGARQMNPDVEIRVVWTKTWYDPALEKDAAKSLLDAGCDVIAQHQDSPAPQEAAEEAGVYSIGYNSDMSSFAPKAHLTSAIWNWGPVYTKTVEQVRDGSWKGDESLWWSMADGVVDIAPMGPMVPEDVKSAVMAKRAELVKGNDICFVGPIKDQSGAIKIADGEKATDAQLHDMMWFVEGVVGSVK, encoded by the coding sequence ATGAAAAAATTGCTGAAACTGTTTGGTGTATCCGCCATGTGCATGGCGCTACTCCTGTCTCTGGTTGCCTGCGGCGAAGCTCCTCAGGAAAAGAAAGCAGAAGAACCTGCAAAAACTGAAGAAGCCGCTGCTCCTGCCCAGGAAGAACCCAAGACCATCAAGGCCGGATTCGTCTACGTTTCTCCGGTTGGCGATGCCGGTTACTCCTACGCTCATGATCTCGGCCGTCAGGCTATAGATTCTCTTGATTGGGTGACTACATCTTTCGTTGAGTCAGTACCTGAGGGGGCAGACTCCGAGCGCGTTATCCGCAATATGGCTCGCAAGGGCTTTGATGTTATTTTCACCACCAGTTTCGGTTACATGGACCCGACCATCAAGGTTGGCAAGGAATTTCCTGATGTCAAGTTCATGCATTGCTCCGGTTTCAAGAAATCCGCTAATGTCACCAACTACTTTGGTCGTGTTTATCAGGCTCGTTTCCTGACTGGTATGGTGGCTGGTGCCATGACAAAGACCGACAAGCTCGGTTACGTGGCCGCTTTCCCCATCCCTGAAGTTATTCGCGGCATCAATGCTTTTGCTGTTGGCGCCCGTCAGATGAACCCCGATGTTGAAATTCGAGTTGTCTGGACCAAGACATGGTATGACCCGGCTCTGGAAAAAGACGCTGCTAAGTCTCTGTTGGACGCCGGTTGCGACGTTATTGCTCAGCATCAGGATTCCCCGGCTCCGCAGGAAGCAGCAGAGGAAGCTGGTGTGTACTCTATTGGATACAACTCCGACATGTCTTCTTTTGCTCCCAAAGCTCACCTGACTTCCGCCATCTGGAACTGGGGTCCGGTTTACACCAAGACTGTTGAGCAGGTCCGTGATGGTTCCTGGAAGGGTGATGAGTCTTTGTGGTGGTCCATGGCTGACGGCGTTGTTGATATCGCCCCCATGGGTCCGATGGTTCCTGAAGACGTCAAGAGCGCGGTCATGGCCAAGCGTGCCGAACTGGTCAAGGGTAACGACATCTGTTTCGTCGGTCCCATCAAGGATCAGAGCGGTGCAATCAAGATCGCCGATGGCGAAAAGGCCACCGATGCCCAGCTGCATGATATGATGTGGTTTGTTGAAGGCGTTGTCGGTTCTGTAAAGTAA
- a CDS encoding ABC transporter permease: MPLKIRKRDEPWKWGALVVFLGALLFSLLVSALLIEGQGKDALHGMIVLWEGSFGNLWALEGALLKSIPLFLCSLGVAVAFRMQIWNIGAEGQFALGAIGATWMALSFPDLPGFILLPLMFIMAFILGGAWAFIPAFLKLKLRVNEIISTLMLNYIAILLLDHLVFGVWKDPASFGFPMTPEFSVGAIIPHIGSTRVHWGLLFCVIVGIGLWAFMRFTRLGFELQASGEGARVAKYAKIRYGMLVMFVMFLSGGFAGFAGCIETSAVLNRLQPSLIVGYGYTAIVVAWLARLEPLNIAFASFLLAALRVGVENLQLELQIPAAFGVIMEGMILLTVLAGQFFLLYTLERKQRQD, from the coding sequence ATGCCTCTGAAAATAAGAAAAAGAGATGAACCCTGGAAGTGGGGCGCCCTGGTTGTATTCCTGGGCGCCCTGCTCTTTTCCCTTTTGGTGAGTGCCCTGCTCATCGAAGGTCAGGGCAAGGACGCACTCCATGGGATGATAGTCCTGTGGGAAGGAAGTTTCGGTAACCTTTGGGCGCTGGAAGGCGCACTGCTTAAATCCATCCCGCTTTTCCTCTGCTCATTGGGCGTGGCTGTGGCTTTTCGCATGCAGATTTGGAATATCGGCGCGGAAGGACAATTTGCACTTGGCGCCATCGGTGCCACATGGATGGCCTTGTCATTCCCGGATTTGCCTGGTTTCATTCTGCTGCCACTCATGTTTATCATGGCTTTTATTCTCGGTGGAGCCTGGGCATTCATTCCCGCTTTTCTCAAGCTCAAGTTGCGCGTTAACGAGATTATTTCCACGTTGATGCTCAACTATATAGCCATTCTTCTGCTCGACCATCTGGTTTTCGGCGTTTGGAAAGACCCGGCGAGTTTCGGGTTCCCCATGACCCCTGAATTTTCTGTTGGTGCGATCATTCCCCATATTGGTTCGACCCGCGTTCACTGGGGATTGCTGTTCTGCGTGATCGTCGGCATAGGTCTGTGGGCTTTTATGCGCTTTACACGGCTCGGATTTGAATTGCAGGCCAGTGGTGAAGGTGCTCGTGTGGCCAAGTATGCGAAGATCCGATACGGCATGCTTGTTATGTTCGTCATGTTTCTTTCTGGCGGATTTGCCGGTTTCGCCGGATGCATCGAAACGTCCGCCGTCCTGAACCGTTTACAGCCGAGTCTCATCGTTGGATATGGTTACACTGCAATTGTCGTGGCATGGCTTGCACGCCTTGAACCACTGAATATTGCCTTTGCCTCCTTCCTGTTGGCGGCATTGCGGGTGGGCGTGGAGAACTTGCAACTTGAATTGCAGATTCCTGCGGCGTTCGGTGTGATCATGGAAGGTATGATACTATTGACTGTTCTGGCCGGACAGTTCTTCCTTTTATATACTTTGGAACGCAAGCAGAGGCAGGATTAA
- a CDS encoding ABC transporter permease translates to MWEFLIPLFAATVQSGTPILYATLGEMMTEKGGVLNLGVEGIMSVAALTAFWISLTTGSPWLGFLAGGIAGMAFASLHGFVCITCLGNQVVSGLALTILGTGLTHYLGVPYVGLPAPGFSPFDFPLLSQIPVVGEIFFKHDMLVYVSFIVPFLFWFFFKKTSLGLHVTATGEMPAAAAAVGLKPVALRYFAVIAGGFLIGLGGAYLSLAYTHLWTNGLSGGRGWIAVALVIFAFWRPGRAVVGAYLFGGVMAFQLRLQAIGTNLPSSLLLMLPYLLTILVLILSAWRGRRVDGPAALGTNIEPEG, encoded by the coding sequence ATGTGGGAATTTCTGATACCGCTTTTTGCTGCAACGGTGCAGTCTGGAACGCCTATTCTTTATGCCACACTGGGTGAAATGATGACTGAGAAGGGCGGAGTGCTTAATCTCGGTGTCGAAGGCATAATGTCCGTTGCCGCTCTGACCGCATTTTGGATCAGTTTAACCACTGGCTCTCCATGGCTTGGTTTTCTTGCAGGTGGCATAGCTGGAATGGCTTTCGCCTCACTGCATGGCTTTGTCTGCATTACCTGCCTCGGGAATCAAGTTGTATCAGGCTTGGCCTTGACTATCCTCGGCACTGGACTGACTCACTATCTCGGCGTTCCGTATGTTGGTTTGCCTGCTCCCGGATTCAGTCCCTTCGATTTCCCCCTGTTGTCTCAGATTCCGGTTGTTGGCGAGATATTCTTCAAGCATGACATGCTGGTCTATGTCTCATTCATCGTACCTTTTCTGTTCTGGTTCTTCTTCAAAAAGACCAGCCTTGGCCTGCATGTGACAGCTACAGGCGAGATGCCTGCCGCTGCTGCCGCAGTCGGTCTGAAGCCTGTGGCACTTCGGTATTTCGCGGTTATTGCCGGTGGATTTCTCATAGGCCTCGGCGGGGCGTATCTTTCTCTTGCATACACACATCTCTGGACAAACGGATTGTCCGGCGGACGTGGATGGATTGCAGTGGCCTTGGTTATTTTTGCTTTCTGGAGGCCGGGAAGAGCTGTTGTTGGCGCGTATCTTTTTGGAGGCGTCATGGCTTTTCAACTTCGTTTGCAGGCCATCGGTACGAATCTTCCGTCTTCATTGCTGCTCATGCTGCCATATTTGTTGACTATTCTGGTCTTGATTTTGTCCGCATGGCGTGGCCGTCGTGTAGATGGACCTGCCGCTCTCGGTACCAACATCGAGCCGGAGGGGTAG
- a CDS encoding ABC transporter ATP-binding protein, producing MTDFLYTRPVPCRPVEAGVKPVVRLKGLTKRFGKVLANDSITLDVYPGRIKALLGENGAGKSTMMSMLAGRYKPDEGTIEIDGKAVYFSSSKDAIAAGIGMVYQHFMLVDSMTVTENVLLGQEGSFFVNRKEMAKRVGELADKYDMEIDPEARIADLSMGERQLVEILKLLYRESRILIFDEPTAVLTPEETARLFKALWRMTEQGKSIIFISHKLEEVIALADEIAILRRGRIEGELDPNTIESKADLASRMVGKEVLLEVDREPVEKGDTVLEVVNLTGLGLSKVDLDVQQGEIVAIVGVAGNGQKALVEAVTGLIKPPLDTVFIMGQPWRKFFAESTWNRSMCYIPEDRLGLATLPNQNLVDNLLLTTRKGFAKGWLLDKKKAAKDTIELIKKFDIRPGRIHALAWQLSGGNLQKAVLARELYREPRLIVAEQPTQGLDVSATEEVWNRLLEARSMAGVLLVTGDLNEALQLADRVAVIYRGRILDILDTADEGTSRKIGPLMAGIVE from the coding sequence GTGACTGATTTTCTGTATACTCGTCCGGTTCCCTGTCGGCCTGTAGAGGCGGGAGTGAAACCCGTGGTCCGTCTGAAGGGACTTACCAAGCGGTTCGGTAAAGTTCTGGCCAACGATTCCATTACTCTTGACGTTTATCCCGGCCGTATCAAAGCGTTACTTGGCGAGAATGGTGCAGGTAAATCCACCATGATGTCCATGCTGGCCGGTCGTTACAAACCGGATGAAGGTACCATCGAGATTGACGGAAAAGCAGTGTATTTTTCTTCATCCAAGGATGCGATCGCTGCCGGAATCGGCATGGTGTATCAACATTTCATGTTGGTAGATTCCATGACCGTTACTGAAAATGTCCTTCTGGGTCAGGAGGGCAGTTTCTTCGTCAACCGTAAAGAAATGGCGAAACGAGTCGGGGAGCTGGCGGACAAATATGATATGGAAATTGATCCAGAGGCCCGTATAGCCGATCTTTCCATGGGTGAGCGACAGTTGGTTGAGATCTTGAAATTGCTCTATCGCGAAAGTCGTATTCTCATTTTTGATGAACCGACAGCTGTTCTGACCCCTGAAGAAACCGCACGATTGTTTAAAGCCCTGTGGCGTATGACCGAGCAGGGGAAATCCATTATTTTCATCAGCCATAAGCTGGAAGAAGTCATTGCCCTGGCGGATGAAATCGCCATTCTGCGTCGTGGCAGAATTGAGGGTGAACTTGATCCAAATACGATTGAATCCAAGGCTGATCTGGCTTCTCGTATGGTCGGCAAAGAAGTATTGTTGGAAGTTGATCGTGAACCGGTGGAAAAGGGTGATACTGTCCTTGAAGTTGTTAACCTCACGGGACTCGGACTGTCCAAGGTTGACCTGGATGTTCAGCAAGGTGAGATTGTGGCTATCGTGGGCGTGGCTGGCAACGGCCAGAAAGCGTTGGTCGAAGCCGTAACAGGTCTGATAAAACCACCGCTCGATACCGTGTTTATTATGGGACAGCCTTGGCGCAAATTTTTTGCCGAATCTACCTGGAACAGGTCTATGTGCTATATTCCTGAAGATAGACTCGGATTGGCTACTCTGCCGAATCAGAATCTGGTGGACAACCTGCTGTTGACTACACGTAAGGGATTCGCCAAAGGATGGTTGCTGGATAAGAAAAAGGCCGCTAAAGATACTATTGAACTCATCAAGAAGTTTGATATTCGTCCGGGCAGGATACATGCCCTGGCATGGCAGCTTTCGGGTGGCAACTTGCAAAAGGCTGTCCTTGCACGTGAGTTGTACCGGGAACCTCGTTTGATTGTTGCAGAACAACCGACCCAGGGGTTGGATGTTTCTGCAACTGAAGAAGTGTGGAATCGGTTACTCGAAGCACGGTCAATGGCTGGCGTATTGCTCGTAACCGGAGATTTGAACGAGGCTTTGCAGCTCGCTGATCGTGTTGCGGTTATTTATCGTGGGAGAATTCTTGACATTCTCGACACGGCAGATGAAGGAACATCTCGTAAGATTGGTCCGCTCATGGCGGGCATCGTGGAATAG
- a CDS encoding basic amino acid ABC transporter substrate-binding protein has product MKFNKFNVVAVMAVAMLLGVLSVSAFAGTTLEKVKAAGEIAVGNSPDYPPFESIGDNGERVGFDIDLLAAMSEKMGLKIKWVTMEFAAIVTAVQSGQVDMGMSGFSITPDRAKQVSFSAPYIASGQVIVTRPDSDIASAADLKGKKIAVQLGTTGEQQADKIEGAEVVKPESYNIAFMMLRNKAADAVIADLSVADEYMKQGTFKRAGEPLSYEEFAIISRKGNDPLLGALNEALEAVKKDGTYDALVKKWNL; this is encoded by the coding sequence ATGAAGTTCAATAAGTTTAATGTCGTAGCTGTTATGGCTGTCGCCATGCTGCTTGGTGTTCTGTCTGTTTCCGCATTTGCAGGAACCACCTTGGAAAAGGTTAAAGCTGCTGGCGAAATCGCTGTAGGTAACAGCCCCGATTATCCGCCGTTTGAATCAATTGGTGACAATGGCGAACGCGTTGGCTTTGATATCGATTTGCTTGCTGCCATGTCCGAGAAAATGGGCCTGAAGATCAAATGGGTCACCATGGAATTTGCTGCCATCGTCACTGCTGTCCAGTCCGGCCAGGTTGACATGGGTATGTCCGGTTTCAGTATCACTCCCGATCGCGCCAAGCAGGTAAGCTTTTCCGCTCCGTATATTGCCAGCGGTCAGGTTATCGTCACCCGTCCCGATTCCGACATTGCATCTGCTGCCGATCTCAAAGGCAAGAAGATTGCCGTTCAGCTTGGAACTACTGGTGAACAGCAGGCCGATAAGATCGAAGGTGCCGAAGTCGTCAAGCCTGAAAGCTACAACATTGCTTTCATGATGCTGCGCAACAAGGCTGCCGATGCCGTCATCGCCGACCTGTCCGTTGCAGATGAGTACATGAAGCAGGGTACTTTCAAGCGTGCTGGTGAGCCTTTGTCCTATGAGGAATTTGCCATCATTTCCCGCAAAGGTAATGATCCGCTTCTCGGTGCTTTGAATGAAGCTCTGGAGGCCGTCAAAAAAGACGGTACTTACGACGCTCTCGTGAAGAAGTGGAATCTCTAG
- a CDS encoding amino acid ABC transporter permease, with amino-acid sequence MDFALVFKHYDMLLNGAIASLEVTFGALIMGLVLGTLAGTCRISRRFYIRVIADAYIQIIRGTPMLLQIFFFYLGFPQIYMMITGEGISPDPLITGMIALGINSGAYNAEIIRAGIQSINKGQMEAARSTGLRHVQAMTYVILPQALRRMIPPLGNELIVLLKDSSLISTIGVAELMYSAKVLGARYYTYVPFLVGAGCIYLVLTFSFSRFFNALEKKLSAGSGARENAGKIPDLG; translated from the coding sequence GTGGATTTCGCTCTAGTTTTCAAACATTACGACATGCTTCTCAATGGCGCTATTGCGTCCCTTGAGGTCACATTTGGCGCGCTCATCATGGGTCTTGTTCTTGGTACTCTCGCCGGAACATGTCGTATTAGCCGCCGGTTTTATATCCGTGTCATTGCGGATGCATATATTCAGATTATTCGCGGCACCCCGATGTTATTGCAGATTTTTTTCTTTTACCTCGGATTTCCGCAGATATACATGATGATTACTGGTGAAGGAATTTCCCCGGACCCATTGATTACAGGTATGATTGCCCTTGGTATTAATAGTGGCGCATATAACGCCGAGATCATTCGCGCAGGCATCCAATCCATTAATAAGGGGCAGATGGAAGCAGCCCGCAGTACCGGGTTGCGTCATGTGCAGGCAATGACCTACGTCATACTGCCTCAAGCCTTGCGACGCATGATTCCGCCTTTGGGTAACGAGTTGATCGTCCTGCTTAAGGATTCCTCGCTTATTTCCACTATTGGTGTGGCCGAACTTATGTACTCCGCAAAAGTCCTTGGAGCACGGTATTACACGTATGTTCCGTTCCTCGTGGGAGCAGGCTGCATTTACCTTGTGCTGACGTTCTCCTTCTCTCGTTTTTTCAATGCTCTTGAAAAGAAGTTGTCTGCAGGCAGCGGTGCGCGTGAGAATGCCGGAAAGATTCCGGATTTGGGCTAA